Proteins encoded by one window of Candidatus Paceibacterota bacterium:
- a CDS encoding four helix bundle protein, with protein MKIEKFEEIIAWQKGKELTLAVYKKFKDNRDYGFRDQIQRSCVSVMNNIAEGFERRGDKEFKYFLYIAKGSCGEVRSMLHLAQELNYISKDEFTGFYGLSVEISKLLSGFIKKL; from the coding sequence ATGAAGATAGAGAAATTTGAAGAAATAATAGCGTGGCAGAAAGGAAAAGAGCTGACTTTGGCGGTCTATAAAAAATTCAAAGATAATCGAGATTATGGTTTTAGAGATCAGATACAGAGATCATGCGTTTCTGTGATGAATAATATTGCCGAAGGATTTGAGCGAAGGGGTGATAAGGAATTCAAGTATTTTTTATATATTGCGAAAGGTTCTTGCGGAGAAGTCAGGTCTATGCTACATTTGGCCCAAGAGTTAAACTATATATCAAAAGATGAATTCACCGGATTTTATGGTTTATCGGTGGAAATATCAAAATTATTGTCCGGCTTTATTAAAAAATTATAA
- a CDS encoding glucose-1-phosphate thymidylyltransferase, whose product MSIERVSTSIKGLNIYLNKVVSDSRGSYCDMAPGGADNPLYADGIKHIHASIATKKFVPRGGHFHYKLKENFFTLSGTALWYFYDLKKNSPTYENGYAVVLGYDKLGIDLGIPEFTIDKNSAAQISIEPGIYHVFWPLTDVETVVAGTGSMDYDPEDYNRTKIEEVPGAIEVFEKVKEIILDHKQLKIQGPPDTATTNFESVIKQNNNMENNSENTMNNMQQMKAIITAAKNNQQRPFSHTINKHLIPLGGRPMIFYPIENLIASGFREIGIVVGPQDKQLRQVVGDGSRWGIKIEYIIQEELTGLGSAIKSAKNYIGESPFVLYLGDNIIKHDISSLVAKFLDEKMNAMLLLSRTEYPQRFGVPEIKNGKIVRVEERPMHPKSEYAVCGVYIYDSNAFGALESIKPSDRGQYEISDIHNYYINSDLNLGYEITDKWWKDRGKPDDLLEGNKFVLENCVFDGQGPDNQGEVIGSAKIEGNVKIGKGTRIVGKTLLRGPIVVGEGCFIKDSYVGPYTSIGSKTELNGTEIEHSLVMESVNIYTEKKIVNSVIGKSASIVSGSDNLPSGNKLIIGENSVIGW is encoded by the coding sequence ATGAGCATCGAAAGGGTCAGCACTTCCATAAAGGGACTCAATATATATCTGAATAAAGTCGTTTCCGACAGCAGGGGAAGCTATTGCGACATGGCTCCGGGAGGAGCGGATAATCCGCTTTATGCCGACGGAATAAAGCATATCCATGCTTCCATTGCCACGAAGAAATTCGTGCCGAGGGGAGGGCATTTCCATTATAAGCTGAAGGAAAACTTCTTTACATTGAGCGGAACGGCACTTTGGTATTTTTATGATCTCAAAAAGAATTCTCCGACTTACGAGAATGGGTATGCGGTCGTGCTCGGATATGACAAGCTCGGAATAGATCTGGGTATTCCGGAATTTACGATCGATAAGAACAGCGCAGCTCAGATATCGATTGAGCCGGGGATCTATCACGTTTTTTGGCCGCTGACGGACGTTGAAACGGTTGTGGCGGGCACGGGATCGATGGACTATGATCCCGAAGATTACAACAGGACAAAAATAGAAGAGGTTCCGGGAGCTATCGAGGTTTTCGAAAAAGTGAAGGAAATAATATTGGACCATAAGCAGCTGAAGATACAGGGCCCTCCTGATACTGCAACGACAAATTTCGAATCGGTAATAAAACAAAACAACAATATGGAAAACAACAGTGAAAACACTATGAATAATATGCAACAGATGAAAGCGATCATAACAGCGGCGAAAAACAATCAGCAAAGGCCGTTCTCTCACACCATAAACAAGCACTTGATACCCCTGGGAGGCCGTCCGATGATATTTTATCCGATTGAGAATCTTATAGCTTCAGGCTTCCGCGAGATCGGCATAGTAGTCGGCCCGCAGGACAAGCAGCTGAGGCAGGTGGTCGGAGACGGTTCGAGGTGGGGTATAAAGATAGAATATATAATCCAGGAGGAGCTGACGGGGCTCGGAAGCGCGATCAAGTCGGCTAAGAATTACATAGGCGAGAGTCCTTTCGTGCTTTATCTCGGCGACAACATCATCAAGCATGATATATCGAGCCTTGTTGCAAAATTCCTGGATGAAAAGATGAATGCCATGCTGCTTCTTTCGCGGACCGAGTATCCGCAGAGGTTCGGGGTTCCTGAGATCAAGAACGGAAAGATCGTCAGGGTCGAAGAGAGGCCGATGCACCCGAAGAGCGAATATGCCGTCTGCGGAGTCTATATATACGACAGCAACGCGTTTGGCGCGCTGGAAAGCATCAAGCCGAGCGACAGGGGGCAATATGAAATTTCGGATATACACAATTATTATATAAATTCGGATCTCAATCTCGGTTATGAGATAACCGATAAGTGGTGGAAAGACCGCGGAAAGCCGGACGATCTTCTCGAAGGGAACAAGTTTGTCCTTGAGAATTGCGTTTTTGACGGACAGGGACCGGACAATCAGGGCGAAGTGATCGGAAGCGCCAAGATCGAGGGCAATGTGAAGATCGGAAAGGGAACCCGTATAGTGGGAAAGACTCTGCTTCGCGGTCCGATCGTGGTCGGCGAAGGGTGTTTCATAAAAGATTCATATGTCGGACCATACACGTCGATCGGGAGCAAAACGGAATTGAACGGCACAGAGATCGAACATTCACTCGTGATGGAAAGCGTGAACATCTATACGGAAAAGAAGATCGTGAACAGCGTGATCGGCAAGAGCGCATCGATCGTTTCCGGTTCGGACAATCTTCCTTCGGGAAACAAATTGATCATCGGAGAAAATTCGGTTATTGGGTGGTAG